A single genomic interval of Camelina sativa cultivar DH55 chromosome 11, Cs, whole genome shotgun sequence harbors:
- the LOC104721451 gene encoding costars family protein At4g33640-like: protein MNVEEEIQKLEEEIHRLGSRQTDGSYKVTFGVLFNDDRCANIFEALVGTLRAAKKRKIVAFEGELLLQGVHDKVEITLRPPPPQAAAAAASS from the exons atgaacGTAGAAGAAGAGATTCAGAAACTGGAAGAAGAGATCCATCGTCTTGGTTCTCGTCAGACCGATGGCTCTTacaag GTGACGTTTGGAGTCTTGTTCAATGACGACCGATGTGCCAACATCTTCGAAGCATTGGTTGGGACATTGAGAGCCGCCAAGAAACGCAAAATTGTTGCTTTCGAAGGTGAACTCTTGCTTCAAGGTGTTCACGACAAGGTTGAGATCACTCtccgaccaccaccaccacaagctgctgctgctgctgcctCCTCCTAA
- the LOC104721452 gene encoding protein EXECUTER 1, chloroplastic-like, with protein MSSLSTPPSQNLSFSPAAATSSRLTPSKRPFYPPHRLPDPTALCRCSSSDDDSPRWDSAIQDVLKSAIKSFDSVLSWYSNQDNDAYDDVEQYSGDINENQDDWDWERWKKHFELVDDQDRLLSVLKSQLKRAIKREDYEDAASLKVAIAAAATNDAVGKVMSSFFRAVLEERYKDAVDLRDKAGAGLVGWWSGISEDVKDPFGLIVQITAEHGRYVARSYNPRQLSTSAAGAPLFEIFLTHDGKGNYKKQAVYLKWKEIFPDVPTMPSRTLNSGRFLTSPGRKEDTGNIVVESSEDEESDNSDDDSDLLEESSGFQSFLRDMIPGVKVKVMKVTAPGRVDKDFISKVIEQIADEEDEENDLNIEDIDVEDSTKAEIDEKDADIELESVTDEIVDNKGGREIAVKFVIGDIVDRLSGNQPLKESLRSPANLESVENSSFYLRLEKELNVQEPKGVESTLIDGKGSRHSRRRIDNIMVDLAKSIEKEKKISVKMLKDVGELLSLTLSQAQNRQQLSGLTKFRRIDVTPSLDPLDGLYIGAHGLYTSEVIHLKRKFGQWKGGKDSKKPTDIEFYEYVEAVKLTGDPYVPAGKVAFRAKIGRRYELPHKGLIPEEFGVIARYKGQGRLADPGFRNPRWVDGELVILDGKYAKGGPVVGFVYWAPEYHFVMFFNRLRLQA; from the exons ATGTCTTCCTTATCCACGCCGCCGTCACAAAATCTCTCCTTTTCCCCCGCCGCTGCCACGTCATCCAGGCTCACTCCCTCCAAAAGACCCTTTTACCCTCCTCATCGTCTCCCCGATCCCACAGCTCTCTGCCGCTGCTCCTCCTCCGATGATGATAGCCCTAGATGGGACTCCGCGATTCAGGATGTCCTCAAAAGCGCCATCAAAAGCTTCGATTCGGTCTTGAGCTGGTACTCCAATCAGGATAACGATGCTTACGACGACGTCGAGCAATATTCGGGGGATATCAACGAGAACCAAGACGATTGGGATTGGGAGCGATGGAAGAAGCATTTCGAACTTGTCGATGACCAAGACCGTCTTCTCTCCGTCTTAaag TCGCAATTGAAACGAGCCATCAAACGAGAAGACTATGAAGATGCTGCAAGCCTTAAGGTGGCAATTGCAGCTGCAGCTACGAATGATGCTGTTGGCAAAGTCATGTCAAGTTTCTTT aGAGCTGTTCTAGAAGAGCGTTACAAGGATGCAGTAGACTTGCGAGACAAAGCTGGTGCTGGGTTG GTAGGTTGGTGGTCAGGTATCTCtgaagatgtcaaagatccTTTTGGTCTTATTGTTCAAATTACTGCAGAGCATGGAAGATATGTGGCAAGAAGTTATAATCCTCG GCAACTTAGTACATCTGCTGCTGGTGCTCCtctttttgaaatatttctGACACATGATGGAAAAGGGAACTACAAAAAGCAG GCTGTGTACTTGAAATGGAAGGAGATTTTTCCAGACGTACCTACTATGCCCTCCAGAACTTTAAATTCTGGTAGGTTTTTGACTTCACCGGGAAGGAAGGAAGATACGGGTAATATTGTCGTCGAGAGTAGTGAAGATGAAGAGAGTGATAACTCAGATGATGATTCTGATCTCCTTGAGGAATCTTCTGGTTTCCAAAGTTTCCTGCGAGATATGATTCCTGGGGTCAAGGTCAAGGTTATGAAAGTAACTGCGCCAGGAAGGGTGGACAAGGATTTCATCTCAAAAGTTATTGAGCAGATAgctgatgaggaagatgaagagaacgATCTTAATATAGAAGATATAGATGTGGAAGACAGCACTAAGGCTGAAATCGATGAAAAAGATGCTGACATCGAATTGGAATCTGTGACGGATGAAATCGTTGACAACAAAGGAGGGAGAGAAATCGCAGTTAAATTTGTTATTGGCGATATTGTTGATCGGCTTTCTGGAAACCAACCTCTTAAAGAGTCGCTTCGATCCCCTGCCAATCTGGAATCTGTGGAGAATTCTTCGTTTTATCTTCGCTTAGAGAAAGAATTAAACGTACAAGAGCCTAAGGGTGTAGAAAGTACACTAATTGATGGAAAAGGTAGCCGCCATAGTAGACGTAGGATTGATAACATTATGGTTGATCTGGCCAAATCtattgagaaagagaagaagatttctgTCAAG ATGCTGAAGGATGTTGGGGAGCTATTAAGCCTCACTCTCAGCCAGGCTCAAAACCGTCAACAGTTGTCGGGTTTGACGAAATTCCGTCGCATTGATGTGACACCATCACTAGATCCTTTAGACG GACTTTATATTGGCGCACATGGGCTGTATACATCAGAAGTAATCCATTTAAAACGCAAATTTGGCCAGTGGAAAGGTGGAAAGGATTCTAAGAAGCCAACAGATATTGAATTTTATGAATATGTTGAAGCTGTGAAATTAACCGGAGATCCTTATGTGCCTGCTGGGAAG GTTGCATTTCGGGCAAAGATTGGTAGACGTTATGAGCTCCCACATAAAGGACTCATCCCCGAAGAATTTGGAGTG ATTGCCAGATATAAAGGACAAGGTAGGCTTGCTGATCCTGGATTTCGTAATCCGAGATGGGTAGATGGCGAGCTTGTAATCCTCGATGGCAAG TATGCAAAAGGAGGACCCGTCGTCGGATTCGTCTATTGGGCACCTGAATATCACTTTGTGATGTTCTTCAACCGCCTGAGGCTTCAAGCCTAG
- the LOC104721450 gene encoding dynamin-related protein 3A isoform X2, which produces MTIEQVTGETPPSTPSPTAATTTKAAPLGSSVIPIVNKLQDIFAQLGSQSSIALPQVAVVGSQSSGKSSVLEALVGRDFLPRGNDICTRRPLVLQLVQTKRRSNGGSDDEWGEFRHLPEHTRIYDFSEIRREIEAETNRLVGENKGVADKQIRLTIYSPNVLDITLVDLPGITKVPVGDQPSDIEARIRTMILSYIKSDTCLILAVTPANTDLANSDALQIASNADPDGRRTIGVITKLDIMDKGTDARNLLLGNVVPLRLGYVGVVNRCQEDILLNRTIKEALIAEEKFFRSRPAYHGLTDRLGIPQLAKKLNQILVQHIKVLLPDLKSRISNALVATAKEHQSYGEITESRAGQGALLLNFLSKYCEAYSSLLEGKSEEMSTSELSGGARIHYIFQSIFVKSLEEVDPCEDLTDDDIRTAIQNATGPRSALFVPDVPFEVLVRRQISRLLDPSLQCARFIFDELIKISHRCMMNELQRFPVLRKRMDEVIGDFLREGLEPSEAMIGDIIDMEMDYINTSHPNFIGGTKAVEVAMQQVKSSRIPHPVARPKDTVEPDRTSSSASQVKSRTFLSRQANGIVADQGVVSADAEKAAPAANASDTRWGIPSIFRGGDTRAVTKDNLLNKQFSETVEDMSHNLSMIYLKEPPAVLRPSETHSEQEAVEIQITKLLLKSYYDIVRKNIEDSVPKAIMHFLVNHTKRELHNVFIKKLYRENLFEEMLQEPEEIAGKRKRTQETLHVLQQAYRTLDELPLEADSVSAGMSKHQELLTSSKYSTSSSHSASPSTTRRSRRAGDQHQNGYGF; this is translated from the exons ATGACGATTGAGCAAGTCACCGGCGAGACTCCTCCGTCTACGCCTTCTCccaccgccgccaccaccaccaaggccgCGCCGTTGGGATCTTCCGTGATTCCGATTGTTAACAAGCTACAGGACATATTCGCTCAGCTCGGAAGCCAGTCTTCGATCGCGCTTCCTCAGGTTGCTGTTGTTGGTAGCCAGAGCAGTGGCAAGTCTAGCGTCCTTGAAGCTCTCGTCGGCCGTGACTTTCTCCCCCGTGGTAATGATATTTGCACTCGTCGTCCTCTTGTTCTTCAGCTTGTCCAGACTAAACGCCGCTCTAATGGCGGATCCGACGACGAGTGGGGCGAGTTTCGTCACCTTCCTGAACACACTCGTATCTATGATTTCTCTGAGATTCGTCGAGAGATTGag GCTGAGACGAATAGATTAGTGGGAGAGAACAAAGGTGTAGCAGATAAACAGATTCGTCTTACGATTTACTCACCTAATGTTTTGGATATCACGCTTGTGGATTTGCCTGGTATTACCAAGGTCCCTGTTGGTGACCAGCCTTCTGATATTGAAGCACGTATTAGAACCATGATCTTGTCTTACATCAAGTCAGATACTTGCTTGATCCTGGCTGTTACCCCTGCTAATACCGATTTAGCAAACTCTGATGCTCTTCAGATCGCTAGCAATGCAGATCCTGATG GTCGTAGAACGATAGGTGTAATCACAAAG TTGGATATTATGGACAAAGGTACTGATGCTCGAAATCTCCTACTCGGAAATGTTGTTCCTCTTCGGCTTGGATATGTGGGAGTTGTAAATCGTTGCCAGGAG GATATATTGCTAAACCGCACAATCAAGGAAGCACTTATCGCAGAGGAGAAATTCTTCCGGAGTCGTCCT GCTTACCATGGTCTTACCGATCGTTTGGGCATCCCTCAGCTAGCAAAGAAGTTAAATCAG ATCCTTGTTCAACATATCAAGGTGCTGCTTCCGGATTTGAAGTCGCGTATAAGTAATGCTTTGGTTGCTACAGCTAAGGAGCATCAGAGCTATGGTGAAATAACTGAATCTAGG GCTGGTCAAGGAGCTCTTCTCCTCAACTTTCTCTCTAAATACTGTGAAG CATACTCTTCATTGCTGGAAGGGAAGAGTGAAGAAATGTCTACGTCCGAGCTCTCTGGAGGAGCAAGAATTCACTATATTTTTCAGTCAATCTTTGTTAAGAGTTTGGAG GAGGTTGATCCATGTGAAGACTTGACAGATGATGATATTCGGACTGCAATTCAGAATGCAACTGGTCCAAGATCCGCATTATTTGTTCCAGAT GTACCATTTGAAGTTCTTGTTAGGAGACAAATATCTCGTTTGTTAGATCCTAGCCTTCAGTGCGCTAGGTTCATTTTTGATGAGTTAataaag ATTAGCCATAGATGTATGATGAATGAGTTACAGCGATTCCCAGTCCTGAGAAAGCGCATGGATGAGGTTATTGGGGATTTCCTGCGAGAAGGTCTTGAACCCTCAGAAGCAATGATCGGAGATATCATTGATATGGag ATGGATTACATAAACACTTCACATCCAAATTTTATTGGTGGAACCAAGGCCGTGGAAGTTGCAATGCAACAAGTGAAGTCTTCGAGGATTCCCCATCCTGTGGCAAGGCCAAAA GACACAGTGGAGCCTGATAGAACATCTTCTTCCGCGAGTCAGGTGAAATCTAGAACCTTTCTCAGTAGGCAAGCTAATGGAATTGTTGCTGATCAG GGAGTTGTATCTGCAGATGCCGAAAAAGCTGCACCAGCTG CAAATGCGAGTGATACAAGGTGGGGTATCCCTTCAATTTTCCGAGGGGGTGATACTCGAGCAGTAACTAAAgataacttattaaacaaacAATTCAGTGAAACTGTTGAGGATATGTCTCATAACTTGTCGATGATCTATCTAAAAGAG CCCCCAGCTGTCTTGAGGCCTTCGGAAACCCATTCAGAACAGGAAGCAGTTGAGATTCAGATAACAAAGCTGTTGCTAAAATCATATTATGACATTGTAAGGAAGAATATTGAGGACTCGGTACCAAAAGCAATCATGCATTTCCTG GTAAACCACACAAAACGTGAGCTGCATAACGTCTTCATCAAGAAGCTTTACAG GGAGAACTTGTTTGAAGAAATGTTGCAAGAGCCAGAAGAGATAGCAGGTAAACGGAAACGCACGCAGGAGACTCTCCACGTTCTTCAGCAAGCTTACAGG
- the LOC104721450 gene encoding dynamin-related protein 3A isoform X1, with the protein MTIEQVTGETPPSTPSPTAATTTKAAPLGSSVIPIVNKLQDIFAQLGSQSSIALPQVAVVGSQSSGKSSVLEALVGRDFLPRGNDICTRRPLVLQLVQTKRRSNGGSDDEWGEFRHLPEHTRIYDFSEIRREIEAETNRLVGENKGVADKQIRLTIYSPNVLDITLVDLPGITKVPVGDQPSDIEARIRTMILSYIKSDTCLILAVTPANTDLANSDALQIASNADPDGRRTIGVITKLDIMDKGTDARNLLLGNVVPLRLGYVGVVNRCQEDILLNRTIKEALIAEEKFFRSRPAYHGLTDRLGIPQLAKKLNQILVQHIKVLLPDLKSRISNALVATAKEHQSYGEITESRAGQGALLLNFLSKYCEAYSSLLEGKSEEMSTSELSGGARIHYIFQSIFVKSLEEVDPCEDLTDDDIRTAIQNATGPRSALFVPDVPFEVLVRRQISRLLDPSLQCARFIFDELIKISHRCMMNELQRFPVLRKRMDEVIGDFLREGLEPSEAMIGDIIDMEMDYINTSHPNFIGGTKAVEVAMQQVKSSRIPHPVARPKDTVEPDRTSSSASQVKSRTFLSRQANGIVADQGVVSADAEKAAPAANASDTRWGIPSIFRGGDTRAVTKDNLLNKQFSETVEDMSHNLSMIYLKEPPAVLRPSETHSEQEAVEIQITKLLLKSYYDIVRKNIEDSVPKAIMHFLVNHTKRELHNVFIKKLYRENLFEEMLQEPEEIAGKRKRTQETLHVLQQAYRTLDELPLEADSVSAGMSKHQELLTSSKYSTSSSHSASPSTTRRSRRAGDQHQNGYGF; encoded by the exons ATGACGATTGAGCAAGTCACCGGCGAGACTCCTCCGTCTACGCCTTCTCccaccgccgccaccaccaccaaggccgCGCCGTTGGGATCTTCCGTGATTCCGATTGTTAACAAGCTACAGGACATATTCGCTCAGCTCGGAAGCCAGTCTTCGATCGCGCTTCCTCAGGTTGCTGTTGTTGGTAGCCAGAGCAGTGGCAAGTCTAGCGTCCTTGAAGCTCTCGTCGGCCGTGACTTTCTCCCCCGTGGTAATGATATTTGCACTCGTCGTCCTCTTGTTCTTCAGCTTGTCCAGACTAAACGCCGCTCTAATGGCGGATCCGACGACGAGTGGGGCGAGTTTCGTCACCTTCCTGAACACACTCGTATCTATGATTTCTCTGAGATTCGTCGAGAGATTGag GCTGAGACGAATAGATTAGTGGGAGAGAACAAAGGTGTAGCAGATAAACAGATTCGTCTTACGATTTACTCACCTAATGTTTTGGATATCACGCTTGTGGATTTGCCTGGTATTACCAAGGTCCCTGTTGGTGACCAGCCTTCTGATATTGAAGCACGTATTAGAACCATGATCTTGTCTTACATCAAGTCAGATACTTGCTTGATCCTGGCTGTTACCCCTGCTAATACCGATTTAGCAAACTCTGATGCTCTTCAGATCGCTAGCAATGCAGATCCTGATG GTCGTAGAACGATAGGTGTAATCACAAAG TTGGATATTATGGACAAAGGTACTGATGCTCGAAATCTCCTACTCGGAAATGTTGTTCCTCTTCGGCTTGGATATGTGGGAGTTGTAAATCGTTGCCAGGAG GATATATTGCTAAACCGCACAATCAAGGAAGCACTTATCGCAGAGGAGAAATTCTTCCGGAGTCGTCCT GCTTACCATGGTCTTACCGATCGTTTGGGCATCCCTCAGCTAGCAAAGAAGTTAAATCAG ATCCTTGTTCAACATATCAAGGTGCTGCTTCCGGATTTGAAGTCGCGTATAAGTAATGCTTTGGTTGCTACAGCTAAGGAGCATCAGAGCTATGGTGAAATAACTGAATCTAGG GCTGGTCAAGGAGCTCTTCTCCTCAACTTTCTCTCTAAATACTGTGAAG CATACTCTTCATTGCTGGAAGGGAAGAGTGAAGAAATGTCTACGTCCGAGCTCTCTGGAGGAGCAAGAATTCACTATATTTTTCAGTCAATCTTTGTTAAGAGTTTGGAG GAGGTTGATCCATGTGAAGACTTGACAGATGATGATATTCGGACTGCAATTCAGAATGCAACTGGTCCAAGATCCGCATTATTTGTTCCAGAT GTACCATTTGAAGTTCTTGTTAGGAGACAAATATCTCGTTTGTTAGATCCTAGCCTTCAGTGCGCTAGGTTCATTTTTGATGAGTTAataaag ATTAGCCATAGATGTATGATGAATGAGTTACAGCGATTCCCAGTCCTGAGAAAGCGCATGGATGAG GTTATTGGGGATTTCCTGCGAGAAGGTCTTGAACCCTCAGAAGCAATGATCGGAGATATCATTGATATGGag ATGGATTACATAAACACTTCACATCCAAATTTTATTGGTGGAACCAAGGCCGTGGAAGTTGCAATGCAACAAGTGAAGTCTTCGAGGATTCCCCATCCTGTGGCAAGGCCAAAA GACACAGTGGAGCCTGATAGAACATCTTCTTCCGCGAGTCAGGTGAAATCTAGAACCTTTCTCAGTAGGCAAGCTAATGGAATTGTTGCTGATCAG GGAGTTGTATCTGCAGATGCCGAAAAAGCTGCACCAGCTG CAAATGCGAGTGATACAAGGTGGGGTATCCCTTCAATTTTCCGAGGGGGTGATACTCGAGCAGTAACTAAAgataacttattaaacaaacAATTCAGTGAAACTGTTGAGGATATGTCTCATAACTTGTCGATGATCTATCTAAAAGAG CCCCCAGCTGTCTTGAGGCCTTCGGAAACCCATTCAGAACAGGAAGCAGTTGAGATTCAGATAACAAAGCTGTTGCTAAAATCATATTATGACATTGTAAGGAAGAATATTGAGGACTCGGTACCAAAAGCAATCATGCATTTCCTG GTAAACCACACAAAACGTGAGCTGCATAACGTCTTCATCAAGAAGCTTTACAG GGAGAACTTGTTTGAAGAAATGTTGCAAGAGCCAGAAGAGATAGCAGGTAAACGGAAACGCACGCAGGAGACTCTCCACGTTCTTCAGCAAGCTTACAGG
- the LOC104721454 gene encoding uncharacterized protein LOC104721454 has protein sequence MERNDEIEETPAGGPSPRSAKLKLGNRADPFLVVCRCFSVVTSLIAILCVVVNVLAAVRSFRDSHDLFDGIFRCYAVVIACFVVLVETEWGFILRFSKVLEFWAGRGMLQIFAAVMTRAFPDYLAQRKDLMLLQNIASYLLLACGVIYFISGVLCIGFLKRARQQKEISREQAVKDLEEIARRREELEQLLLEHQNRDDDV, from the exons ATGGAGAGGAATGATGAAATCGAAGAAACCCCCGCCGGCGGACCTTCTCCACGATCCGCGAAATTGAAGCTCGGAAACAGAGCAGACCCTTTCCTTGTGGTTTGCAGATGCTTCAGCGTCGTCACCTCTCTCATCGCCATTCTCTGCGTTGTCGTTAATGTTCTCGCTGCCGTTCGCTCCTTCCGAGACAGCCACGAT CTCTTTGATGGAATATTCCGGTGTTATGCTGTGGTGATTGCTTGCTTTGTTGTTCTCGTTGAGACGGAATGGGGTTTCATTCTCAGATTCTCAAAG GTTCTTGAATTCTGGGCTGGGAGAGGAATGCTTCAGATTTT TGCTGCTGTGATGACAAGAGCTTTCCCTGACTATTTGGCTCAAAGGAAGGATCTCATGCTTCTTCAGAATATCGCTAGCTACTTGCTCCTTGCCTGTGGGGTTATCTATTTCATTTCA GGAGTTCTATGCATCGGCTTTCTGAAGCGTGCTCGACAGCAGAAGGAAATTTCAAGAGAACAAGCCGTCAAGGATCTTGAG GAGATAGCCAGACGCAGGGAAGAGTTGGAACAATTGCTCCTAGAGCATCAGAATAGAGACGATGACGTGTGA